From the genome of Bacillota bacterium, one region includes:
- a CDS encoding thioesterase family protein, with translation MAKEALQPGLAYEFKYAIPETKTVPHLYPESPEFRVMPKVLATGFMVGLFEWACIQAINPYLDWPKEQTVGTHVNLSHVAATPPGLTVTVNVKLEKVEGRKLVFSIRADDGIDMISKGIHERFIIDAAKFNAKAEAKAARILNSQI, from the coding sequence ATGGCAAAGGAGGCTTTACAACCCGGTTTGGCTTATGAGTTCAAATATGCAATTCCGGAAACCAAGACGGTGCCCCATCTCTACCCGGAATCACCCGAGTTCAGGGTGATGCCGAAGGTCCTGGCAACAGGATTCATGGTCGGCCTGTTTGAATGGGCCTGCATTCAAGCCATCAACCCCTACCTTGACTGGCCGAAGGAACAAACCGTAGGAACCCACGTCAACCTGAGCCACGTGGCTGCTACCCCGCCGGGCCTCACTGTCACTGTAAATGTGAAGCTGGAAAAAGTAGAGGGCAGAAAACTCGTCTTTTCTATCAGGGCCGATGACGGAATTGACATGATCTCCAAGGGGATACATGAGCGGTTTATCATTGATGCCGCCAAATTCAACGCTAAGGCTGAGGCCAAAGCTGCCAGAATATTGAACTCGCAAATATAA